CGTTCGCTCTTTGGCAGGATTGGTGATCGAGCCGTCGTTCCCTAAAACACGGTTAACTTCTATCAACAATCATATCGGATGGAACCGTAAGCGCCCGGCATTGCAACGATTAAGAAACTTAGCAAATTTAGGTCAATAAAGGAGATAAGAAGATTTAAATGAATGTGTCAACTATTACTATGGGAGGAGAGATTCTTCAGCAGCAAATATGCTGAGCAGCATAAGTTATTCATCAAGGCAGATTAGCCCTTACCGAATACGAGTTGCGCTCATTATTGTGTTAGCAGCGAAGCGGACAACAGACCTAGTACTTGTaagtaaatgataaatgataaaaagatGATACTGAATGACTGAAAGTACTACTCACTTCAAGTTCTGCTTTGGCAGAATATTCTGTAGCTACGTTTTGCGTAGTATCATCTTCAAAATCAAAAAAATTGTCCTGAGTAGACGATGGTTGTGGCGTActtattaaatattcctcATTGCATTGAAGTTCTGTGGCTATAGCATTTTTGAAGAGATCCAGCAGTCTGTTTCGATGATATTCCGGAATGCATTTCAGccacttatttttaaattgcgGATGCGATAGTGCTGCCAGAGCAGCATAATCTGCCTCCGGCTTCAAAAATTTCAGGTAAGCAATGAACCTCCTTTGAAAACTGTCACGGAGACATATGCTTATTAGTCCGCAAAATTTCCACTGTGATTCTGCCACTTTTGATAGTTTTCTGTCTAAGGATAGTAAGCACGGTAATAGTGTTCCATAGAAAATATTATCAGCTTGTAAAATGTCGATTGCTTCCGCAATCGGCGCGGTACACTCTAAATGTTCTTCCAAATAAATGAAATCGTTTTCCTGTAAACTGTTTTTAAATCCTAAAGCTTTTCCCAGATCATTCAGTTTGTTCTTGATTTGTACAATCTGCTTCAGGGAATCGTACAAAGAATTCCAGCGTGTTTCGCCGGGTCGTTTTAATGAATGACCAATTGTCTGCTGTATTACTTCAGCGGATTTCGGCCTCATCGCTGCCTTCCAAAATATGTTGCATTTGTGCAACAAATCATTATGAATGATGGACAAaccttcatttttcttaatgGCTTGCATCATGTCCGTCGTATCACACAAATTCAATGTGTGTGCCGAGCATCGAATATGACGTGGTAATAAGTCGATAACACCACATTTATCTATCgcactttcttcttcttcgtcgtctTCTTCAGTGGAAGAATCAGTGGAGGAAGCACTCGTATAATCCTCTTCAGCTTCAGGTTCGATCGACGTTTCCTTCACACCGAATATCTTAAATGCCTTTACGAAATTGCTGGCATTATCAGTGATAGTCGCAACAATTTTTTCACCGTTTAATCCGAATTCCGCATGTATATTGTGTAAAAGTTCGATTATTTTATCGAAAGCATGAATACCAGGAAAGTGGCGACAAGCTGAAGCTGCTGATtctctttttaaatttggtGTGATCCAATGGGCTGTAACACCAAAGAAGCTCCGTCGTCTTCCTGACCAAATATCTGCAGTCGTACAGACAAATTCAACGGTCTTCAACTCTTCTTTTACATCACACATATTGTCCATGTACATTTTGGAAATTGTTCTCCCCAGTCCGCGTCGACTTATTTTTGTTGCTACTCCCAAATTCTCAAATATTCGGCGAAAGTACGGATCCTCTACCGATTTCAGCGGTATCATTGAATTGATTACATATCTCGCGACATCGACTTcaaattgattttgatttcCGTTCTTCAGAATTTCACTACTTCCACAtattcgtttcttctttgCCGATTCTGAACAATATTCCTCAAACTGTGCAGTATGTTTTCGCTTTAAATGTGAGCGAAAATTAGAGGTTGATGATATATGTCCCTGTGCAACAGCACAGTCAACACTGGATTTCTCTGGTATGCATCTAAAGTCGATGTCGACTCCTGAGATTCACTAGCAATATAACTGCCCTGCGTTTGGCACTCAGTGTCACTCATTGTAAAATGTTTATACTACGCTAGACTTTAACTATACTACACTACACTAACTATGTTACACTAAAGTAAACTAAAGTAACTATGTTACTTTAAAGATAAAGTAAAgatgttatttttataaactgtCTCTACAACTCTGAAATGCTCGAACGAAGCTCTGGTGACGATTGCTGTCGCTGTCCTAAGACTGATTTTAGGATTCTTGTAACTGCATTTCTTCCACATCTATCCCTACTCTGTCAAGGTAATGCTTCAAAGGTTGCTAAAAATGCTAAAAAGCAATTCCGGAGTTTTCCGCACGTTCCCAAGTGTCCACATCTGTGTACCATTTGTGAGGAAGGCGACGCTCCTGAAGAGCGTTTATGATCACCTGAGTGTAAGGTCCACATCTGTGTACCATTTGTGAGGAAGGCGACGCTCCTGAAGAGCGTTTATGATCACCTGAGTGTAAGGTCCGATTGAAGGGCCGGATGCAATAAGGGAATTAGCGCTCCAAAACTTAATACTCTACTATCAAAGTCAGTGTACTACAGGACCTGGGACACTTTGCGACCTAGCGCTCGACACCCGACATTAATGGTGCCATAAACGACAAAGATGGCACAAGTCACTAAGAAATGGATCATGATAAATCATCGGATCTTTGCGAAAGTGTCATCAATTGACTCCATGTGTTTTCCCGATAAAAATAGTACTGAATTCGATTTAATTCGGACtataattaacgaaattacACGAAAAATTGATTTCCAGAATTTAAAGTCAAGTTCGTTAAAAGTTGTCCGATTTGCACGATATTTTAACACTTTCATCGGAAGAATGCTATAATTCCATTAATGTTACTTTCATATCGATAAGACGGGAAATAAAGAACTTTATCAAATGTAAAAGTGGTGGCACGTGGCGAAGCGAATTCTGTAACAGGGGACCGCTGCGTTGCTTCGCTCGCCTCGGCCCTTGAAGGACCCAACAGGCACCTGCCGAAACTATCCGAGCTTCGAATAAAGATACagataaaagtgaaaaaattGTTCGAAGCTCACAGGGTAAAGCCTTCGAATAAGAAAAGTAACTTTGGTTCGGCGGATAACTTCCCGTCGAATAAACTGGTTTATCCGTAGCACTTCGGATAAGATACTTTTCGGTTATTCGCACTTCGAATAGAGACACAGATGaagatgaaaaaattattcgaagCTCAGAGTGAAAAACCTTCGAATAAAAAAAGTATCTTTGGTCCGTCGGATAAATTCTCGTCGAATAAATTAGTTCATCCGTGGCGCTTCGGATAAGATACTTCGTGATTATTCGAACTTCGAATAACG
The genomic region above belongs to Osmia bicornis bicornis unplaced genomic scaffold, iOsmBic2.1, whole genome shotgun sequence and contains:
- the LOC123989200 gene encoding uncharacterized protein LOC123989200; this encodes MYMDNMCDVKEELKTVEFVCTTADIWSGRRRSFFGVTAHWITPNLKRESAASACRHFPGIHAFDKIIELLHNIHAEFGLNGEKIVATITDNASNFVKAFKIFGVKETSIEPEAEEDYTSASSTDSSTEEDDEEEESAIDKCGVIDLLPRHIRCSAHTLNLCDTTDMMQAIKKNEGLSIIHNDLLHKCNIFWKAAMRPKSAEVIQQTIGHSLKRPGETRWNSLYDSLKQIVQIKNKLNDLGKALGFKNSLQENDFIYLEEHLECTAPIAEAIDILQADNIFYGTLLPCLLSLDRKLSKVAESQWKFCGLISICLRDSFQRRFIAYLKFLKPEADYAALAALSHPQFKNKWLKCIPEYHRNRLLDLFKNAIATELQCNEEYLISTPQPSSTQDNFFDFEDDTTQNVATEYSAKAELEVSSTFSHSVSSFYHLSFTYKY